The following coding sequences are from one Streptomyces venezuelae window:
- a CDS encoding short-chain dehydrogenase/reductase — MKGPRPYRPRPGPLRGRTVVVTGAARGLGAALARELAARDARIALLGLEPDALQQVAATLPTPALALPVDVTDPAALRAAARTVRARLGPPSVVVANAGIAQAGPLQSADPHSWRRVIEVNLTGSALTAQAFLPDLLHTRGYHLQIASLAALGAVPMLSAYCASKAGVEAFTHALRAETAHRGVAVGIAYLNWLETDMLAEVDAHAALREPRALLPPPARRIRPLPPVAARLADAIEHRRTAVYVPAWTRLAQAGRGLLPPLVTRLARTRLHHRLPPQTGPLGPGGHAAHPPP; from the coding sequence GTGAAAGGCCCCCGCCCGTACCGCCCGCGCCCCGGCCCGCTGCGCGGGCGCACCGTCGTGGTGACCGGTGCCGCCCGCGGCCTGGGCGCCGCCCTCGCCCGCGAACTGGCCGCCCGCGACGCCCGCATCGCCCTGCTGGGCCTGGAGCCGGACGCGCTGCAACAGGTGGCGGCCACCCTGCCCACGCCCGCCCTGGCCCTGCCCGTCGACGTCACCGACCCCGCCGCCCTGCGCGCCGCGGCCCGCACGGTGCGCGCGCGGCTGGGACCGCCCTCCGTCGTCGTCGCCAACGCCGGCATCGCCCAGGCCGGCCCCCTGCAGAGCGCCGACCCGCACTCCTGGCGCCGGGTGATCGAGGTGAACCTGACCGGCAGCGCCCTGACCGCCCAGGCCTTCCTGCCCGACCTGCTGCACACCCGCGGCTACCACCTGCAGATCGCCTCCCTGGCCGCGCTCGGCGCCGTGCCGATGCTCAGCGCCTACTGCGCCTCCAAGGCCGGCGTGGAGGCCTTCACCCACGCGCTGCGCGCCGAGACCGCCCACCGCGGCGTCGCGGTGGGCATCGCCTACCTCAACTGGCTGGAGACCGACATGCTGGCCGAGGTGGACGCGCACGCCGCGCTGCGCGAGCCGCGCGCCCTGCTGCCGCCCCCCGCCCGCCGCATCCGCCCCCTCCCGCCGGTGGCCGCCCGCCTGGCCGACGCCATCGAACACCGCCGCACCGCCGTCTACGTCCCGGCCTGGACCCGCCTGGCCCAGGCCGGCCGCGGCCTGCTGCCGCCCCTGGTCACCCGCCTGGCCCGCACCCGCCTCCACCACCGCCTCCCACCCCAGACGGGCCCCCTGGGCCCCGGCGGCCACGCCGCCCACCCCCCGCCCTGA
- a CDS encoding PHP domain-containing protein: MEPVEALERIAFLLERGRAPTYRVRAFRTAAEVIANLAGPELERRADDGSLESLKGIGPKTAAVIREALAGTMPGYLQRLEEEARAPLAEGAGSRLRALLRGDCHLHSDWSDGGSPIEAMGRAAREIGHEWAVLTDHSPRLTIARGLSPERLREQLDVVAALNEQWAPFRLLTGIECDILDDGSLDQEPDLLDRLDVVVISVHSKLRMDAAAMTRRLVTAVSNPRADVLGHCTGRLVTGRGRPESRFDAAAVFAACAAARTAVEINSRPERLDPPRRLLRQAVAAGTLFAVDTDAHAPGQLDWQIIGCARAEECAVPAERVVTTWTAPEVLSWTRESRARTTG, encoded by the coding sequence ATGGAGCCCGTGGAGGCGCTGGAGCGCATCGCCTTCCTCCTGGAGCGGGGGCGCGCCCCCACCTACCGGGTGCGGGCCTTCCGTACCGCCGCCGAGGTGATCGCGAACCTTGCGGGACCGGAGCTGGAACGCCGGGCCGACGACGGTTCCCTGGAGTCGCTCAAGGGGATCGGGCCCAAGACCGCCGCCGTGATCCGCGAGGCGCTGGCCGGCACCATGCCCGGCTATCTGCAGCGCCTGGAGGAGGAGGCCCGCGCGCCGCTGGCCGAGGGCGCCGGCAGCCGGCTGCGGGCCCTGCTGCGCGGCGACTGCCATCTGCACTCCGACTGGTCCGACGGCGGCAGCCCCATCGAGGCGATGGGCCGCGCCGCCCGCGAGATCGGCCACGAGTGGGCCGTGCTCACCGACCACTCGCCCCGCCTGACGATCGCCCGCGGCCTGTCGCCCGAGCGGCTGCGCGAACAGCTGGACGTGGTGGCCGCCCTCAACGAGCAGTGGGCACCCTTCCGCCTGCTGACCGGCATCGAGTGCGACATCCTCGACGACGGCTCCCTGGACCAGGAACCCGACCTGCTGGACCGCCTGGACGTCGTGGTGATCTCGGTCCACTCCAAACTGCGCATGGACGCCGCCGCGATGACCCGCCGGCTGGTCACCGCGGTGAGCAACCCCCGCGCCGACGTCCTCGGCCACTGCACCGGCCGCCTGGTCACCGGCCGCGGCCGCCCCGAGTCCCGGTTCGACGCGGCGGCAGTCTTCGCCGCCTGCGCGGCCGCCCGCACCGCCGTGGAGATCAACAGCCGCCCCGAACGCCTGGACCCGCCCCGCCGTCTGCTGCGCCAGGCGGTGGCGGCCGGCACGCTGTTCGCCGTCGACACCGACGCCCACGCGCCCGGCCAGCTCGACTGGCAGATCATCGGCTGCGCGCGGGCCGAGGAGTGCGCGGTGCCCGCCGAACGCGTGGTGACCACCTGGACCGCGCCCGAAGTCCTGTCCTGGACCCGCGAGAGCCGCGCCCGCACCACCGGCTGA
- a CDS encoding 2Fe-2S iron-sulfur cluster-binding protein, with product MGTDVFHSEVPLRVNGRPHRPVVDHRATLLDVLREQLDLTGAKKGCDHGQCGACTVLVDGRRANSCLLLAVAVEGCDITTVEGLRGPDGEHPHPLQRAFVERDAFQCGYCTPGQLCSALGVLAEARAGHASHVTDPQVEGGEPVRLSRQEIQERLSGNLCRCGAYPRIVEAVQDMAAADDAEGGGVR from the coding sequence ATGGGGACCGATGTGTTCCATTCGGAAGTGCCCCTGCGGGTGAACGGCAGGCCTCACCGCCCTGTCGTCGATCACCGGGCGACGCTGCTGGACGTCCTGCGCGAGCAACTGGACCTGACCGGCGCCAAGAAGGGCTGCGACCACGGCCAGTGCGGGGCCTGCACCGTCCTGGTGGACGGGCGCCGGGCCAACAGCTGTCTGCTGCTGGCGGTCGCCGTCGAGGGATGTGACATCACCACCGTCGAGGGGCTGCGCGGCCCGGACGGCGAGCACCCGCATCCCCTGCAGCGGGCCTTCGTGGAGCGTGACGCCTTCCAGTGCGGGTACTGCACGCCGGGGCAGCTGTGTTCGGCCCTCGGCGTCCTGGCCGAGGCCCGGGCGGGCCATGCCTCGCACGTGACGGATCCGCAGGTGGAGGGCGGTGAGCCGGTGCGGCTGAGCCGGCAGGAGATCCAGGAGCGGCTCAGCGGCAACCTGTGCCGGTGCGGCGCCTACCCGCGCATCGTCGAGGCCGTCCAGGACATGGCGGCCGCCGACGACGCCGAAGGAGGTGGGGTGCGGTGA
- a CDS encoding SRPBCC family protein: MARRHRLITVSPATVWSVLADGSRYAQWVVGTASSTPVRGHWPQVGAALQYEVRLGPLRATNETVVRRCEEGTILELEAKAGPLGTARIALEVRPWGEHSLVTVDEHPLRGAAGALHNTAVEALIQIRHRAMLARLARVCEAETGRATSGADHA; this comes from the coding sequence ATGGCACGGCGTCATCGACTGATCACGGTGAGCCCGGCGACGGTGTGGAGCGTGCTGGCCGACGGCAGCCGCTACGCCCAATGGGTGGTGGGCACCGCCTCCTCCACGCCGGTGCGCGGCCACTGGCCGCAGGTCGGCGCGGCCCTTCAGTACGAGGTACGGCTGGGCCCGCTGCGGGCCACCAACGAAACCGTCGTACGCCGCTGCGAGGAGGGCACCATCTTGGAACTGGAGGCCAAGGCCGGCCCCCTGGGCACCGCCCGCATCGCCCTGGAGGTGCGGCCCTGGGGCGAGCACAGCCTGGTCACCGTCGACGAACACCCGCTGCGCGGCGCGGCCGGCGCCCTGCACAACACCGCCGTCGAAGCCCTCATCCAAATCCGCCACCGCGCCATGCTGGCCCGCCTGGCCCGGGTCTGCGAAGCCGAGACGGGCCGCGCCACCAGCGGAGCGGACCATGCCTGA
- a CDS encoding phytoene desaturase family protein — protein MPDAVVIGAGPNGLVAANLLADAGWSVTVLEEQSEPGGAVRHDRGVHPDFVNDLCSSFYPLAAASPVLQRLRLHEHGLRWSHAPHVVAHPLSDGRCAVLDRSPQHTAASLDAFAPGDGAAWERLYAMWDDIRPALLEALFTPFPPVKATARLAYRLKTAGALRMARTLLLPVRRLGEEEFTGEGGRLLLAGNALHADLAPEAAGSGGFGWLMAMLGQSYGFPVPVGGAGALTAALTRRLAARGAQVHCGRRAEQIIVRDGRAVAVRTADGESVPATRAVLADVALPALYGDLIAPQHLPDQLLADLRRFQWDFATFKVDWALEGPVPWQAKEAAGAGTVHLADGVDELTRFAAQLAMHQVPDRPFLLFGQMTTSDATRSPAGTESAWAYTHIPQDIRADAGEDGITGAWRAAEQERMADRMEQQVERFAPGFRTLIRARRILAPPTLQALDRNLHAGALNGGTTSLHQQLFFRPVPGTGRPETPLAGLYLASAAAHPGGGVHGAPGANAARAALRRRLPFPLTRTQRHLTRRDRTGTPPPPHP, from the coding sequence ATGCCTGACGCCGTCGTCATCGGCGCCGGCCCCAACGGTCTGGTCGCCGCCAACCTCCTGGCCGACGCCGGCTGGAGCGTCACCGTCCTGGAGGAACAGAGCGAACCGGGCGGCGCGGTGCGCCACGACCGGGGCGTGCACCCCGACTTCGTCAACGACCTGTGCAGCTCCTTCTACCCCCTGGCGGCCGCCTCCCCGGTCCTGCAGCGACTGCGCCTGCACGAACACGGACTGCGCTGGAGCCACGCCCCGCACGTGGTGGCCCACCCCCTGAGCGACGGCCGCTGCGCCGTCCTGGACCGCAGCCCGCAGCACACCGCCGCCTCCCTGGACGCCTTCGCCCCGGGCGACGGCGCCGCCTGGGAGCGCCTGTACGCCATGTGGGACGACATCCGCCCCGCCCTCCTCGAGGCCCTGTTCACCCCCTTCCCCCCGGTGAAGGCCACCGCCAGGCTCGCCTACCGCCTCAAGACCGCCGGCGCGCTGCGCATGGCCCGCACCCTGCTGCTGCCGGTACGCCGCCTGGGCGAGGAGGAGTTCACCGGCGAGGGCGGCCGGCTCCTGCTGGCCGGCAACGCCCTGCACGCCGACCTGGCCCCCGAGGCGGCCGGCAGCGGCGGTTTCGGCTGGCTCATGGCCATGCTCGGCCAGAGCTACGGCTTCCCCGTCCCGGTGGGCGGCGCCGGCGCCCTGACCGCCGCCCTGACCCGGCGCCTCGCGGCGCGCGGCGCGCAGGTGCACTGCGGCCGCCGCGCCGAACAGATCATCGTCCGCGACGGGCGCGCGGTCGCCGTGCGCACCGCCGACGGCGAGAGCGTGCCCGCCACCCGCGCCGTCCTGGCCGACGTGGCGCTGCCCGCCCTGTACGGCGACCTCATCGCCCCCCAGCACCTGCCCGACCAGCTCCTTGCCGACCTGCGCCGCTTCCAGTGGGACTTCGCCACCTTCAAGGTCGACTGGGCGCTGGAGGGACCGGTGCCCTGGCAGGCCAAGGAGGCCGCCGGCGCGGGCACCGTCCACCTGGCCGACGGCGTCGACGAACTCACCCGCTTCGCCGCCCAGCTGGCCATGCACCAGGTACCCGACCGGCCCTTCCTCCTCTTCGGCCAGATGACCACCTCGGACGCCACCCGCTCCCCGGCCGGCACCGAGTCCGCCTGGGCCTACACCCACATCCCCCAGGACATCCGCGCCGACGCCGGCGAGGACGGCATCACCGGCGCCTGGCGGGCCGCCGAGCAGGAACGGATGGCCGACCGCATGGAGCAGCAGGTCGAACGCTTCGCCCCCGGTTTCCGCACCCTGATCCGGGCCCGCCGCATCCTGGCCCCGCCCACCCTGCAGGCCCTGGACCGCAACCTGCACGCCGGCGCCCTCAACGGCGGCACCACCTCCCTGCACCAGCAGCTGTTCTTCCGCCCCGTGCCGGGCACCGGACGCCCCGAAACCCCCCTGGCGGGCCTCTACCTGGCCTCGGCCGCCGCCCACCCCGGCGGCGGCGTCCACGGCGCCCCCGGCGCCAACGCCGCCCGCGCCGCGCTCCGCCGCCGCCTGCCCTTCCCGCTGACCCGCACCCAACGCCACCTCACCCGCCGCGACCGCACCGGCACCCCACCCCCGCCCCACCCGTGA
- a CDS encoding xanthine dehydrogenase family protein molybdopterin-binding subunit, producing MPQTADAPGADLERREGTDKVLGSARYAAEHTPEGCAYAWPVAATVARGEVRTVDDAAALALPGVVSVLHHRNAPRLAEPDDATLAVLQDARVPHRGWYVALVVADTLEAAREGAATVRVTYAEEPFDVTLRAEHPDAYVPEDSDGTSGEHVRGDAEAAFAAAPVRVDTGYRVPPLHNHPMEPHAATAHWQDGHLRVYDSSQGATTVRDTLAGLFGLRKEQVTVVSEHVGGGFGSKGTPRPHVVLAAMAARATGRPVKLALPRRQLPAVVGHRAPTLHRVRLGAGTDGTLTSVIHEVSAHTSRIKEFMETGAAATRVMYPSPHARTTHRAVPLDVPSPSWMRAPGEAPGMYALESAMDELAQALDIDPVELRLRNDTRHEPDSGKPFSSRHLAECLREGARRFGWAGRDPRPRTRREGPLLVGSGVAAATYPVVVAPSRASVQACPDGTFVVRINATDIGTGARTVLVPVAADALGVPVERVRTEIGSSDLPSAPLAGGSSGTASWGWAVHEACTALAGRLAEQRGQQLPPEGVSATADTAGRADADSDYARHAFGAHFAEVTVDTVSGEVRVRRLLGVYAAGRILNSRTARSQFVGAMTMGLGMALMEHSTMDGAFGDFAETDLASYHVPVHADVPSIEAHWIEEDDPHLNPMGSKGIGEIGIVGTAAAIGNAVHHATGVRLRELPLTPDRVLAHAL from the coding sequence ATGCCGCAGACCGCCGACGCGCCGGGAGCGGACCTCGAGCGCCGGGAGGGCACCGACAAGGTGCTCGGCAGCGCCCGCTACGCCGCCGAGCACACGCCTGAGGGCTGTGCGTACGCGTGGCCGGTCGCGGCCACCGTGGCGCGCGGCGAGGTGCGTACGGTCGACGACGCGGCGGCGCTGGCGCTGCCCGGTGTGGTGAGCGTGCTGCACCACCGCAACGCGCCGCGCCTGGCCGAGCCGGACGACGCCACCCTGGCCGTGCTGCAGGACGCCCGTGTGCCGCACCGCGGCTGGTACGTGGCGCTGGTGGTCGCCGACACCCTGGAGGCCGCCCGCGAAGGCGCCGCCACCGTCCGGGTCACCTACGCCGAGGAGCCCTTCGACGTCACCCTGCGGGCCGAGCACCCCGACGCCTATGTGCCCGAGGACTCCGACGGGACCTCGGGCGAGCACGTGCGCGGCGACGCGGAGGCGGCGTTCGCGGCCGCGCCGGTGCGGGTGGACACCGGCTACCGGGTGCCGCCGCTGCACAACCACCCCATGGAGCCGCACGCGGCCACCGCCCACTGGCAGGACGGGCATCTGCGCGTGTACGACTCCAGCCAGGGCGCCACCACCGTGCGCGACACGCTGGCCGGCCTGTTCGGGCTGCGCAAGGAGCAGGTGACGGTCGTCTCCGAGCACGTGGGCGGCGGCTTCGGGTCCAAGGGCACGCCCCGCCCGCACGTGGTGCTGGCCGCCATGGCCGCCCGTGCCACCGGCCGCCCGGTCAAGCTCGCCCTGCCCAGGCGGCAGTTGCCGGCCGTGGTGGGCCACCGCGCGCCGACCCTGCACCGGGTGCGGCTGGGCGCCGGCACGGACGGCACGCTCACCTCGGTGATCCACGAGGTGAGCGCGCACACCTCCCGCATCAAGGAGTTCATGGAGACCGGGGCGGCCGCCACCCGCGTCATGTATCCCTCGCCGCACGCGCGGACCACGCACCGGGCGGTGCCGCTGGATGTGCCCAGCCCCTCCTGGATGCGGGCGCCGGGCGAGGCGCCGGGGATGTACGCGCTGGAGTCGGCGATGGACGAGCTCGCCCAGGCGCTGGACATCGACCCCGTCGAGCTGCGGCTGCGCAACGACACCCGGCACGAGCCGGACAGCGGCAAGCCCTTCAGCAGCCGGCACCTGGCGGAGTGCCTGCGCGAGGGGGCGCGCCGCTTCGGCTGGGCCGGGCGCGATCCGCGGCCCCGCACCCGCCGGGAGGGGCCGCTGCTGGTGGGCAGCGGGGTGGCGGCGGCCACCTATCCGGTCGTGGTCGCGCCGTCCCGGGCGAGCGTGCAGGCCTGCCCGGACGGCACGTTCGTGGTGCGCATCAACGCCACCGACATCGGGACCGGGGCGCGCACGGTGCTCGTGCCGGTGGCCGCGGACGCGCTGGGCGTGCCGGTGGAGCGGGTGCGCACCGAGATCGGCAGCAGTGACCTGCCCTCGGCGCCGCTGGCCGGCGGCTCCTCGGGCACGGCCTCCTGGGGGTGGGCGGTGCACGAGGCGTGCACGGCGCTGGCCGGGCGCCTGGCCGAGCAGCGCGGGCAGCAGCTGCCGCCGGAGGGGGTCAGCGCCACGGCCGACACGGCGGGGCGGGCCGACGCGGACAGCGACTACGCGCGGCACGCGTTCGGCGCGCACTTCGCCGAGGTCACGGTGGACACGGTCTCCGGTGAGGTACGGGTGCGGCGCCTGCTCGGCGTCTACGCCGCCGGGCGCATCCTCAACTCCCGTACCGCCCGCTCGCAGTTCGTCGGTGCGATGACGATGGGGCTGGGGATGGCGCTGATGGAGCACAGCACGATGGACGGCGCCTTCGGGGACTTCGCGGAGACCGACCTGGCGTCCTACCACGTGCCGGTGCACGCGGACGTGCCGTCCATCGAGGCGCACTGGATCGAGGAGGACGATCCGCACCTCAACCCGATGGGCAGCAAGGGCATCGGTGAGATCGGCATCGTGGGGACGGCCGCGGCGATCGGCAACGCGGTGCACCACGCGACGGGGGTACGGCTGCGGGAACTGCCGCTGACCCCGGACCGGGTGCTCGCCCACGCCCTGTAG
- a CDS encoding SDR family oxidoreductase, which produces MSDGNDSRAGRRLVLVTGATGYIGGRLVPGLLAAGYRVRCLARSPEKLRDHPWAGQVEVVRGDVTDADSLAGAFEGVAVAYYLVHALSTGAGFEDTDRRSARAFAERAGAAGVGRIVYLGGLTPAGVSERELSPHLRSRAEVGRIFLDCPVPAAVLRAAVIIGSGSASFEMLRYLTERLPVMITPSWVRTRIQPVAVRDVLRYLVACAELPAEVDRSFDIGGPEVMTYRDMMRAYARVAGLRHRLIVPVPLLTPTLSSHWVGLITPVPRGIARPLAESLRHEVICQEHDIAAYVPDGPGRPLPFTDALRLALQRIQQAQVSTRWSSAAVPGAPSDPLPTDPDWAGGSLYTDHRTLLVDATPAALWRVIEGIGGDNGWYSFPLAWAVRGWLDRLAGGVGLRRGRRDAHRLRVGDSLDFWRVEEIEPGRLLRLRAEMRLPGLAWLEMRVERDASGRTRYSQRALFHPRGLAGHAYWWSVAPFHAVVFGGMARNITKAAGKEPERP; this is translated from the coding sequence GTGAGTGACGGCAACGACTCCCGCGCCGGGCGGCGGCTGGTCCTGGTGACCGGGGCCACCGGCTACATCGGGGGCCGGCTGGTGCCCGGCCTGCTGGCGGCCGGGTACCGGGTGCGGTGCCTGGCCCGGTCCCCGGAGAAGCTGCGCGATCATCCCTGGGCCGGTCAGGTGGAGGTGGTGCGCGGCGATGTGACCGACGCGGACTCGCTGGCCGGCGCGTTCGAGGGGGTGGCGGTGGCCTACTACCTGGTGCACGCGCTGAGCACCGGGGCCGGCTTCGAGGACACCGACCGGCGCTCGGCGCGCGCCTTCGCCGAACGGGCCGGGGCGGCCGGGGTGGGGCGCATCGTGTATCTGGGCGGGCTGACCCCGGCCGGGGTCAGCGAGCGGGAGCTGTCGCCGCATCTGCGCTCGCGGGCCGAGGTGGGCCGGATCTTCCTGGACTGCCCGGTGCCCGCGGCGGTGCTGCGCGCGGCGGTCATCATCGGGTCGGGCTCGGCGTCTTTTGAGATGCTGCGCTATCTCACCGAACGCCTCCCCGTCATGATCACCCCCAGTTGGGTGCGCACCCGCATCCAGCCGGTCGCGGTCCGCGATGTGCTGCGCTACCTGGTGGCCTGCGCCGAACTGCCCGCCGAGGTCGACCGCAGCTTCGACATCGGCGGGCCGGAGGTGATGACCTACCGCGACATGATGCGCGCCTACGCCCGTGTCGCCGGGCTGCGGCACCGCCTGATCGTGCCGGTGCCGCTGTTGACCCCCACCCTCTCCAGCCACTGGGTCGGCCTGATCACGCCGGTGCCGCGCGGCATCGCCCGGCCGCTGGCGGAGTCGCTGCGCCACGAGGTGATCTGCCAGGAGCACGACATCGCCGCCTACGTGCCCGACGGGCCCGGCCGGCCGCTGCCCTTCACCGATGCGCTGCGGCTGGCCCTGCAACGCATCCAGCAGGCGCAGGTGAGCACCCGCTGGTCCTCGGCCGCGGTGCCCGGTGCGCCCAGCGATCCGCTGCCCACCGACCCCGACTGGGCCGGCGGCAGTCTCTACACCGACCACCGCACGCTGCTCGTGGACGCTACGCCTGCGGCGCTGTGGCGGGTCATCGAGGGCATCGGCGGTGACAACGGCTGGTACTCCTTCCCGCTGGCCTGGGCGGTACGGGGCTGGCTGGACCGGCTGGCGGGCGGGGTGGGCCTGCGCCGGGGGCGCCGTGACGCGCACCGGCTGCGGGTGGGTGACTCCCTGGACTTCTGGCGGGTGGAGGAGATCGAGCCGGGCCGGCTGCTGCGGCTGCGCGCGGAGATGCGGCTGCCGGGTCTGGCCTGGCTGGAGATGCGGGTGGAACGCGACGCCTCTGGCCGCACCCGCTACAGCCAGCGCGCCCTGTTCCACCCCCGCGGCCTGGCCGGCCACGCCTACTGGTGGTCGGTGGCGCCTTTCCACGCGGTGGTCTTCGGCGGCATGGCCCGCAACATCACGAAGGCGGCGGGCAAGGAGCCCGAGCGCCCCTGA
- a CDS encoding FAD binding domain-containing protein produces the protein MKSFRYVRAHSVEEATAAHAGRPTSRYLGGGTNLVDLMKLGVERPQTLIDVSRLPLDGVRELADGSLRVGATVRNSDLASHPLIRARHPVLSQALLAGASGQLRNMATTGGNLLQRTRCPYFQDLAKPCNKREPGSGCGAREGVHRDHAVLGHSAQCIATHPSDMAVALAALDAQVELQGVRGTRTVPAADFHRLPGDRPQTDTEIAHGELITAVLLPPSAPGTVSAYRKARDRASYAFALASVAVVAVVREETLHEVRIAFGGLAHRPWRARRAEEALRGAAPGGEAFERALDAELAAAEPLRDNAFKVPLARNLACDVLRRLTRPDADADVGAAP, from the coding sequence GTGAAGTCCTTCCGGTATGTGCGCGCCCACAGCGTCGAGGAGGCCACCGCGGCGCACGCCGGCCGGCCCACCTCCCGCTATCTGGGCGGCGGAACCAACCTCGTCGACCTGATGAAGCTGGGCGTGGAGCGGCCCCAGACGCTGATCGACGTCAGCCGGCTGCCGCTGGACGGCGTGCGGGAGCTGGCCGACGGGTCCCTGCGCGTGGGGGCGACGGTGCGCAACAGTGACCTGGCCTCCCACCCGCTGATCCGCGCCCGCCACCCCGTGCTGTCCCAGGCGCTGCTCGCCGGCGCCTCGGGCCAGCTGCGCAACATGGCCACCACCGGCGGCAACCTGCTCCAGCGCACCCGCTGCCCCTACTTCCAGGACCTGGCCAAGCCGTGCAACAAGCGCGAGCCCGGCTCGGGCTGCGGCGCGCGGGAGGGTGTCCACCGCGACCACGCGGTGCTGGGGCACTCCGCGCAGTGCATCGCCACCCACCCCTCCGACATGGCCGTCGCGCTGGCCGCGCTGGACGCGCAGGTCGAACTGCAGGGGGTGCGCGGGACGCGGACGGTGCCGGCCGCCGACTTCCACCGGCTGCCGGGCGACCGGCCGCAGACGGACACCGAGATCGCCCACGGCGAGCTGATCACCGCCGTGCTGCTGCCGCCGTCGGCGCCGGGCACCGTCTCGGCCTACCGCAAGGCACGCGACCGCGCCTCCTACGCCTTCGCGCTCGCCTCGGTGGCCGTGGTCGCGGTCGTGCGGGAGGAGACCCTGCACGAGGTGCGGATCGCCTTCGGCGGGCTGGCCCACCGGCCCTGGCGGGCCCGGCGCGCCGAGGAGGCGCTGCGCGGCGCCGCGCCCGGCGGTGAGGCGTTCGAGCGGGCCCTGGACGCCGAGCTGGCCGCGGCCGAGCCGCTGCGCGACAACGCCTTCAAGGTGCCCCTGGCCCGCAATCTGGCCTGCGACGTCCTGCGCCGCCTGACCCGCCCGGACGCAGACGCCGACGTCGGCGCCGCACCCTGA